Proteins encoded in a region of the Poecilia reticulata strain Guanapo linkage group LG14, Guppy_female_1.0+MT, whole genome shotgun sequence genome:
- the ugt5d1 gene encoding UDP glucuronosyltransferase 5 family, polypeptide D1, protein MGVTPLHNVGGIFVFFSSFLIFLTPNCNAGNILVYPLDGSHWINMKILLEELHARGHNISVIRGSSSWYIPEKSPLYTSITVEMDRDVKDFFGEFIQDQMRVHQEGPSPLTLFKRTKNFLSFIAQAHTLWCDAASQIFENTKLIKSLIESQYDLVLTDPGIGPGVVLAKYLKLPLVLNVIWKHRGKRPSTLGNNTLXMEWMPQKDLLGHPQIKAFIAHGGTNGVQEAIYYGVPVLGIPLFFDQYDNLLRLQKRGAAKIIQLHEVNGHSFEKGIREVLHKDSYRQNIQRLSRLHQDQPMPPMDQATFWVEYVIRHKGAPHLRSMALTCFSGIIILSLHLILLTSHCDGGNILVFPVDGSHWINMKILLEELHTRGHNISVIRSTTSWYIPEKSPLYTSITIEMDEGLENFFDKYLQEHMRAQREGASLLTFLKLTKDFLSMITQAHLLWCDATIQIFQNPILVKNLKESQYDLVLADPAMGPGPVLAKYLELPLVLNVRWITSGEGHFILAPSPLSYIPVPGSGLTDKMDFIQRVKNFFFYSIIKFQEKFLVGPIYDNLCNKYIEGGCDIVSLLQGADIWLFRSDFVFEFPRPTMPNVVYIGGFQCKPAQPLPADLEEFVQSAGEHGVIIMTLGTFVNALPTEVADEIASVFAKMPQKVIWRHKGDHPSTLGNNTLIVDWMPQKDLLGHPQIKVFVAHGGTNGVQEAIYYGVPVLGIPLFFDQYDNLLRLQERGAAKIIQLADVNGHTFEKTIKELLHKVSYRENMQRLSSLHRDQPMPPMDQATFWVEYVMRHKGASHLRTEAYGMPWYSYYCLDVLIFLVTAVTLLLFSIFAIAKFLCCRRKKRTKTKQS, encoded by the exons ATGG GAGTCACACCTTTGCACAATGTGGGTGGAATATTTGTATTCTTCAGCTCGTTTCTAATTTTCCTTACTCCAAACTGTAATGCGGGAAATATTTTGGTATATCCTCTGGATGGCAGCCACTGGATCAATATGAAGATCCTGTTAGAAGAACTCCATGCCAGGGGTCACAACATCAGTGTGATCAGAGGTTCCAGCAGCTGGTATATCCCAGAAAAATCCCCCCTCTACACATCCATCACAGTTGAAATGGACAGAGATGTAAAGGACTTCTTTGGGGAGTTTATACAAGACCAAATGAGG gtgCACCAAGAAGGACCTTCACCGCTTACACTTTTTAAGCGCACAAAAAACTTTCTGTCCTTCATTGCTCAGGCCCACACCCTGTGGTGTGATGCTGCATCacaaatctttgaaaatacaaagttGATAAAAAGCTTAATAGAATCACAGTATGATCTGGTTCTTACTGATCCAGGAATAGGACCAGGTGTTGTGTTAGCTAAATATCTTAAACTGCCATTAGTCCTCAAC GTGATTTGGAAGCACAGAGGAAAGCGTCCCTCTACTCTGGGCAACAACACTCTAATRATGGAATGGATGCCTCAGAAAGATCTACTTGGCCACCCACAAATAAAAGCCTTCATAGCTCATGGAGGAACAAATGGAGTCCAGGAAGCCATTTACTATGGAGTCCCGGTGCTTGGCATACCCTTGTTCTTTGACCAGTATGACAACCTTCTACGTCTACAgaaaagaggagcagcaaagatTATTCAGCTCCATGAAGTTAATGGTCATAGCTTTGAGAAAGGAATTAGAGAAGTGCTCCATAAAGACAGCTACAGGCAGAATATTCAGAGACTGTCACGTTTACACCAAGATCAGCCAATGCCACCCATGGATCAGGCCACTTTCTGGGTAGAGTATGTGATACGACACAAAGGGGCTCCTCACCTGC GATCCATGGCTCTCACTTGTTTCTCCGGTATAATCATACTGTCCTTACACCTAATCCTGTTGACATCACACTGCGATGGGGGAAACATATTGGTGTTCCCTGTGGATGGCAGCCACTGGATTAATATGAAAATACTACTGGAAGAACTTCATACCAGAGGACACAACATCAGTGTGATCAGGTCTACTACCAGCTGGTACATTCCAGAAAAATCCCCCCTCTACACATCCATCACCATTGAAATGGATGAAGGTCTAGAGaacttttttgacaaatatCTACAGGAGCATATGAGG GCACAGCGAGAAGGGGCTTCACTTTTGACTTTCTTGAAGCTCACCAAGGATTTCCTTTCTATGATTACTCAAGCCCATTTGTTGTGGTGTGATGCtacaattcagatttttcagaaTCCGATTTTGGTCAAAAACCTAAAAGAGTCCCAATATGATTTGGTTCTTGCTGATCCAGCCATGGGCCCAGGGCCAGTGTTAGCTAAATATCTTGAACTGCCTTTAGTCCTTAATGTTCGCTGGATTACAAGTGGAGAAGGTCACTTTATTTTGGCACCTTCACCCCTCTCTTACATCCCAGTGCCTGGTTCTGGCTTAACCGACAAAATGGATTTTATCCAGAGggtgaaaaacttttttttctatagcATCATAAAATTCCAGGAAAAGTTTCTTGTGGGACCTATCTATGATAATTTGTGCAATAAATACATTGAGGGTGGGTGTGACATTGTCTCACTGCTTCAAGGTGCTGACATTTGGCTGTTCaggtcagattttgtttttgagtttcctCGGCCAACAATGCCAAATGTTGTCTACATTGGAGGGTTCCAGTGTAAACCTGCGCAGCCTCTACCAGCGGACCTGGAGGAGTTTGTTCAGAGTGCTGGAGAGCATGGAGTCATCATCATGACTCTGGGAACCTTTGTCAATGCTTTACCCACAGAGGTTGCGGATGAAATTGCCAGTGTTTTTGCCAAGATGCCCCAAAAG GTGATTTGGAGGCACAAAGGGGATCATCCCTCTACTTTGGGCAACAACACTCTAATAGTGGACTGGATGCCACAAAAGGACCTCCTCGGCCACCCGCAGATCAAAGTCTTCGTCGCCCACGGAGGAACAAATGGAGTCCAGGAAGCCATTTACTATGGAGTCCCTGTGCTTGGCATACCCTTGTTCTTTGACCAATATGACAATCTCCTACGTTTGCAggaaagaggagcagcaaagatTATTCAGCTAGCTGATGTAAATGGTCACACGTTTGAAAAGACTATTAAAGAACTGCTCCACAAAGTCAGCTACcgggaaaacatgcaaagacTTTCAAGCTTGCACAGAGATCAACCGATGCCACCCATGGATCAGGCTACTTTCTGGGTGGAGTATGTGATGCGCCACAAAGGAGCCTCTCACCTGCGCACAGAGGCTTATGGGATGCCTTGGTACTCATACTATTGTTTAGATGTTCTAATTTTCTTGGTGACAGCAGTAACTTTGCTcctcttttctatttttgccaTCGCAAAATTTCTTTGCtgtagaagaaagaaaaggacaaaaaccaaacagagTTAA